The Terriglobus tenax genome contains a region encoding:
- a CDS encoding PIG-L family deacetylase, with product MFLARKFTAFALAPVLFAGPIPASHAFQAHPQVDARAIPVDEGAVELWQQLKKLQTRASLMMIVAHPDDEDGATLAYHSRGVGARVALLTLDRGEGGANVMSSDYWDALGLVRTEELLQAGRYYGLDAQYFTSMADYGFSKSLNEALGQWGHDKVLEQAVRVVRTVRPLVVCSVFVGGPTDGHGQHATAGLMTQEVFKAAGDPKMFPEQIKEGLFPWQPIKTYARAPFLRVTEKGMYDYANHTWGPVGVTNHITGKWEEGKPAVNVSIPAGSFDQVIGATYAQVSREGLGYQRSQNGGQSIPLPGAQMSDYHRFGSKIDSPAKEESFFDGMDTSLTGIAELAGAKPPAFLKPGLQEVSSQIDAAMKGFSAQKSAAVAPMLAKGKLKIESLIAETEKSDLSAEAKYNVLHELRVKQRQFNDALVAALQVKLNADVIPAGQEDNMMAAMRGASATFQMATPGQAFPVKVHLYQPTQPSLTVKSVKLVGTSGKDWSASGPASPTTLATEKAADLVFKVKVPADEPYTRPYFTRAGLQNAAYDVAPGAAKNTPLSPYPLQAEATLEYEGATVQLASVVQVVSKVNGPGTLHYPMPVGPALSVAMSPSAGVVPLDSKSIRVSVRVHNNEKGAATPSVKLALPDGWTAEPKQIPIKFSQEGEEQTVAFTVTPKVAGAKEYTVTAVAELDGKQYTEGYVTIGYTGLRPYFLYSSAKYVTTGTDVKMAPGVSVAYVEGSGDDVPSALEQIGVHVSYLSAQDLANADLQKYSAIVLGVRAYAVRPDLIANNARLLQFVEKGGTVIVQYNTPEFDHNYGPYPYVMSGDPEEVTDEKSVVKILDPKNPVFNWPNKITEKDFDGWIEERGSKFLQSWDPKYTALVETHDTGQPEQKGGLIYARYGKGVYIYNAYAFYRQLPLGVPGAFRLFANMLSLPKNPEIK from the coding sequence ATGTTCCTCGCCAGAAAGTTCACGGCCTTTGCGCTTGCCCCGGTTTTGTTCGCAGGGCCGATCCCGGCTTCTCATGCCTTCCAGGCTCACCCGCAGGTGGACGCGCGTGCAATTCCGGTGGACGAAGGCGCAGTCGAGCTATGGCAGCAATTGAAGAAGCTGCAGACACGCGCCAGCTTGATGATGATTGTGGCGCACCCGGATGACGAAGATGGCGCGACGCTGGCCTATCACAGCCGCGGAGTAGGGGCGCGTGTCGCCCTGTTGACCCTGGACCGCGGCGAGGGCGGAGCCAATGTCATGTCGTCCGATTACTGGGACGCTCTTGGCCTGGTGCGGACGGAAGAACTGCTGCAGGCAGGCCGTTACTACGGTCTGGACGCACAGTACTTCACCTCCATGGCCGACTATGGCTTTTCGAAGTCACTGAATGAAGCGCTTGGGCAATGGGGACACGACAAGGTGCTGGAGCAGGCCGTCCGCGTGGTGCGTACTGTTCGCCCGCTGGTGGTGTGTTCCGTGTTTGTGGGCGGTCCAACGGACGGCCATGGCCAGCATGCAACCGCAGGCCTGATGACGCAGGAGGTTTTCAAGGCTGCGGGCGATCCGAAGATGTTTCCGGAGCAGATCAAAGAAGGGTTGTTTCCCTGGCAGCCTATCAAGACCTACGCCCGCGCCCCTTTTCTTCGCGTAACCGAGAAGGGCATGTATGACTATGCCAACCACACGTGGGGGCCGGTGGGCGTAACAAACCACATTACCGGCAAGTGGGAAGAGGGCAAACCGGCAGTGAACGTCAGCATTCCCGCCGGCAGCTTTGATCAGGTGATAGGTGCGACCTATGCGCAAGTCTCGCGGGAAGGACTTGGCTACCAGCGCTCGCAGAACGGTGGGCAAAGCATTCCGCTGCCCGGGGCGCAGATGAGCGACTATCACCGCTTCGGATCGAAGATTGATTCCCCCGCGAAAGAAGAAAGTTTCTTCGATGGCATGGATACCTCGCTGACCGGAATCGCCGAGCTTGCCGGTGCGAAGCCCCCGGCTTTTCTGAAGCCTGGCCTGCAGGAAGTTTCCTCCCAGATCGACGCTGCGATGAAGGGGTTCTCCGCGCAAAAGTCTGCCGCGGTCGCTCCAATGCTGGCCAAGGGCAAGCTGAAGATTGAGTCGCTGATTGCAGAGACAGAGAAGAGCGATCTTTCCGCGGAAGCGAAGTACAACGTGCTGCATGAACTGCGTGTGAAGCAGCGCCAGTTCAACGATGCTCTGGTGGCGGCGCTGCAGGTCAAGCTGAACGCCGACGTAATTCCTGCAGGCCAGGAAGACAACATGATGGCGGCCATGCGCGGCGCATCCGCTACCTTCCAGATGGCGACGCCTGGACAGGCATTTCCTGTAAAGGTTCATCTTTACCAGCCCACGCAGCCGTCGTTGACGGTGAAGAGCGTGAAACTGGTGGGCACATCCGGCAAAGACTGGAGCGCCTCGGGTCCCGCTTCTCCCACAACTCTAGCGACAGAAAAGGCCGCCGACCTTGTCTTCAAGGTGAAGGTCCCGGCAGATGAGCCATACACGCGCCCGTATTTCACACGTGCCGGCTTGCAGAACGCCGCGTATGACGTCGCTCCCGGTGCTGCAAAGAATACGCCGCTCTCACCTTATCCGCTGCAGGCCGAGGCCACGCTGGAGTATGAAGGCGCCACCGTTCAGTTGGCCAGCGTTGTGCAGGTAGTCAGCAAGGTGAATGGGCCGGGGACTCTGCATTATCCCATGCCGGTTGGCCCTGCGTTGTCGGTAGCCATGTCGCCCTCGGCGGGCGTGGTGCCGCTGGACAGCAAGTCCATCCGCGTGAGCGTACGTGTGCATAACAACGAAAAGGGTGCTGCAACACCGTCGGTAAAACTTGCTTTGCCAGACGGTTGGACGGCTGAACCAAAGCAGATCCCCATCAAGTTTTCACAGGAAGGCGAGGAGCAGACGGTAGCCTTCACTGTGACACCGAAGGTGGCCGGCGCCAAAGAGTACACCGTGACAGCAGTCGCAGAGCTGGACGGCAAGCAGTACACCGAAGGCTACGTCACCATTGGCTACACCGGGCTGCGGCCGTATTTCCTGTACTCGTCGGCAAAGTATGTCACCACAGGCACTGACGTGAAGATGGCTCCCGGCGTCTCCGTTGCCTATGTTGAAGGCAGCGGCGATGATGTGCCTTCCGCTCTGGAGCAGATTGGCGTGCATGTTTCTTATCTGTCGGCGCAGGACCTTGCCAATGCTGACCTGCAGAAGTACAGCGCCATTGTGCTGGGTGTGCGTGCCTATGCCGTGCGGCCTGACCTGATCGCGAATAATGCGCGTTTGCTGCAGTTTGTCGAAAAGGGCGGCACGGTGATTGTGCAGTACAACACTCCGGAGTTTGACCACAACTACGGGCCGTATCCGTATGTGATGAGTGGCGATCCGGAAGAGGTGACCGACGAGAAGTCGGTGGTGAAGATTCTTGATCCGAAGAATCCCGTCTTCAACTGGCCCAACAAAATTACCGAAAAGGACTTTGACGGCTGGATTGAAGAACGTGGATCGAAGTTCCTGCAGTCGTGGGACCCGAAGTACACCGCGCTGGTTGAAACGCATGATACGGGCCAGCCGGAGCAGAAGGGCGGCCTGATCTACGCTCGCTACGGTAAGGGCGTGTACATCTATAACGCGTATGCTTTCTATCGTCAGCTTCCGCTGGGTGTTCCGGGAGCCTTCCGTTTGTTTGCCAACATGCTTAGCCTGCCGAAGAATCCGGAGATCAAGTAA
- a CDS encoding APC family permease → MANAGQQIGHLERGVGLWGALSTNVLNMVGVGPFLTIPLALAAMGGPQAMLGWILGALLALCDGMVWAELGSRIPNSGGSYHYLLRAFGPKSLGKLMAFLFLWQSLLVGPISIASGAVGFADYASVFHPLSATHLKLLAMALCMVNMAVLYRSIRSIGILSVVVTVVVLATCCWIILSGFTHFHPATAFDFPPHAFQISHAFWLGLGSATLIATYDYGGYNNVCLIGGEIKNPTRNIPRAVLFSIMIVAVLYLAMNISILGTLPWREAQHSRVIVADFMQAVHGAFAARVVSLLILIASWGSAFAILLGFSRIPYAAAANGEFPAIFAKVHSKDHFPTVSLLYMGVASMLMCLFSLADLIAGLIVIQTMLQFLGQCIAVILLRRQSPPGPGSFRMPLYPLPALVALLGWLYIVATSQMKHIAVGAGLTVAGTVFFLIQANRAREWPFQKA, encoded by the coding sequence ATGGCGAATGCAGGACAACAAATCGGGCACCTGGAACGGGGAGTCGGGCTATGGGGAGCATTGTCAACCAATGTGCTGAACATGGTTGGCGTGGGCCCTTTCCTTACCATCCCGCTGGCGCTGGCTGCCATGGGCGGCCCACAGGCGATGCTGGGCTGGATCCTTGGAGCTCTGCTGGCGCTGTGTGATGGCATGGTATGGGCTGAGCTTGGTTCGCGCATTCCAAACTCCGGCGGCTCCTACCACTACCTGTTGCGCGCCTTCGGTCCCAAGTCGCTCGGAAAGCTGATGGCGTTTCTGTTTCTGTGGCAATCACTGCTGGTGGGGCCTATCTCCATTGCTTCAGGCGCGGTTGGATTTGCGGACTATGCCAGCGTCTTTCATCCGCTGTCGGCAACCCATTTGAAGCTGCTGGCGATGGCGCTTTGTATGGTCAACATGGCGGTGCTCTATCGCTCCATCCGGTCTATCGGCATTCTGTCAGTCGTTGTGACGGTCGTTGTGCTGGCCACTTGTTGTTGGATCATCCTGAGCGGTTTCACGCACTTCCATCCGGCAACTGCTTTTGACTTTCCTCCCCACGCCTTCCAGATCTCCCACGCCTTCTGGCTTGGACTCGGCTCCGCCACCCTGATCGCAACCTACGACTACGGCGGCTACAACAATGTCTGCCTGATCGGTGGCGAGATTAAAAATCCCACACGCAATATTCCACGAGCCGTACTGTTCTCGATCATGATCGTGGCCGTGCTGTACCTGGCGATGAATATCTCGATCCTGGGAACATTGCCGTGGCGCGAGGCGCAACACTCCAGGGTGATTGTGGCGGACTTCATGCAGGCCGTGCATGGAGCGTTTGCAGCCAGGGTTGTGTCGCTGCTGATTCTGATCGCAAGCTGGGGATCAGCCTTTGCGATCCTGCTTGGCTTCTCGCGTATTCCCTATGCTGCAGCGGCGAACGGCGAATTTCCCGCTATCTTCGCGAAGGTGCATTCTAAGGATCATTTCCCGACAGTGTCTCTGCTCTATATGGGCGTGGCGTCCATGCTGATGTGCCTGTTCTCGCTGGCCGATCTGATCGCGGGACTCATCGTGATCCAGACCATGCTGCAGTTCCTGGGGCAGTGTATTGCGGTCATCCTGCTGCGCAGGCAGTCTCCGCCTGGGCCCGGCAGTTTCCGCATGCCGCTGTATCCGCTGCCAGCGCTGGTTGCGCTGCTTGGCTGGCTCTACATTGTGGCCACCAGCCAGATGAAACATATTGCCGTGGGAGCGGGCCTGACCGTTGCCGGTACGGTCTTTTTTCTGATTCAGGCGAACCGGGCTCGGGAGTGGCCATTCCAGAAGGCATGA
- a CDS encoding LacI family DNA-binding transcriptional regulator has product MAIRLQDIADDLKLSKMTISKVLRGQTDVSAETKARVLKRVQELNYRPNISARGLRTGQTFTLGLALPSLLDPAMPQIVAGVNEAVRTDGYSVVITSADDDAEQEEREVELHLSRQVDALLLCLRNDATELPAVLATASVPVVLVGPAPARFSGTSVSMRESEVGQMAAQHLLERRCRRIAYLRGPRTPVADMRFTGFLEQMREAGIPVKQEWVIEAQPGDAGYRNGYEAMQRLLAAKTVPDGVMTYADLQAMGVRDAALAAGLEIPRQLRVIGCGNALPMCETGLTLSSMDLAYRELGKRAAKTALRSIGEKGSAAAARPIFLSPRVVQRDSTKEWSAAERKRTK; this is encoded by the coding sequence ATGGCGATTCGTCTTCAGGACATTGCGGATGATCTGAAGCTGTCCAAGATGACGATCTCGAAGGTCCTTCGGGGCCAGACGGATGTAAGTGCGGAGACCAAGGCTCGCGTGCTGAAGCGCGTGCAGGAGCTTAATTATCGCCCGAATATCTCCGCGCGCGGCCTGAGGACAGGACAAACCTTTACCCTGGGGCTGGCACTGCCGTCGCTGCTGGATCCTGCGATGCCGCAGATTGTGGCTGGGGTCAATGAAGCTGTACGGACCGATGGCTACAGCGTCGTGATCACTTCGGCCGACGACGATGCCGAGCAGGAAGAGCGTGAGGTGGAGTTGCATCTTTCGCGGCAGGTGGATGCCTTGCTGCTCTGCCTGCGCAACGATGCTACGGAGTTGCCGGCTGTGCTGGCAACGGCAAGCGTTCCGGTGGTGCTTGTGGGGCCTGCTCCGGCTCGCTTCAGCGGTACCAGTGTGTCGATGCGTGAGTCCGAGGTGGGACAGATGGCGGCGCAACACCTTCTGGAGAGGCGATGTCGCCGCATTGCGTACCTTCGCGGACCTCGTACACCGGTTGCCGACATGCGCTTCACGGGCTTTCTGGAGCAGATGCGCGAGGCAGGGATTCCGGTGAAACAGGAATGGGTGATTGAGGCGCAACCGGGCGATGCGGGGTACCGCAATGGTTATGAGGCAATGCAGCGGCTGCTGGCCGCGAAGACGGTTCCCGATGGCGTAATGACCTATGCCGACCTGCAGGCCATGGGAGTACGCGATGCTGCACTGGCAGCGGGGCTGGAGATTCCAAGGCAACTGCGTGTGATTGGTTGTGGCAATGCGCTGCCCATGTGTGAGACCGGGCTGACGCTTTCAAGTATGGATCTGGCATATCGCGAACTAGGGAAGAGAGCCGCAAAGACAGCGCTGCGCAGCATTGGGGAAAAAGGAAGCGCTGCAGCCGCACGGCCCATCTTCCTGTCTCCGCGCGTGGTACAGCGCGACTCCACAAAGGAGTGGAGCGCTGCGGAAAGGAAAAGGACGAAATGA
- a CDS encoding carbohydrate kinase family protein, whose translation MRYDVTVIGEIYLDHVFSGFAGWPAPGSEVFTDDYTRELGGGAITTACALSLLGARVRLIGVVGEADYKTIADRLEEFGVSAGNLILEKGRTGVTVSISTAADRTFFTYRGVNDQLAKYLTGHPEVTAEAAQARHVHLALPLEVKGGTQVLQALQAQAATVSIDVGHHVDWLQNTDNWELMRRIDYVMPNEKESTMLAGNPEAYLQLCREHGVKHALVKLGAAGAVMLSDGKEYRAAPPAVDLIDTTGAGDAFDAGFIHALLEGLSPQQCLQHGCVCGALSTRAAGALRALPTLAEAEAALEEFYAT comes from the coding sequence ATGAGATACGACGTAACAGTGATTGGCGAGATTTACCTGGACCACGTCTTCAGTGGGTTTGCAGGCTGGCCCGCGCCCGGTTCAGAAGTCTTTACCGACGACTACACGCGGGAGCTTGGCGGCGGCGCCATTACAACGGCCTGTGCACTGTCACTGCTGGGGGCCAGGGTACGGCTGATTGGCGTAGTCGGCGAGGCAGACTATAAGACCATTGCAGATCGCCTGGAAGAGTTTGGTGTTTCTGCCGGGAACCTGATCCTGGAGAAGGGACGTACCGGTGTAACCGTCAGCATCTCTACGGCGGCTGACCGCACCTTCTTCACCTATCGCGGCGTTAACGATCAATTGGCAAAATATCTCACCGGCCATCCTGAAGTAACAGCGGAGGCGGCGCAGGCGCGGCATGTACACCTGGCGTTGCCGCTGGAGGTGAAAGGTGGAACGCAGGTATTGCAGGCATTGCAGGCGCAGGCGGCGACGGTCTCCATCGATGTGGGGCATCATGTGGACTGGTTGCAGAACACGGACAACTGGGAACTGATGCGCAGGATCGACTACGTAATGCCGAATGAGAAAGAGTCGACCATGCTGGCCGGCAACCCGGAGGCCTATCTGCAGCTTTGCCGCGAGCATGGTGTGAAGCATGCACTGGTCAAGCTGGGTGCGGCTGGTGCGGTCATGCTGTCTGACGGCAAGGAGTATCGTGCAGCGCCACCCGCGGTGGACCTGATCGATACGACCGGCGCGGGCGACGCCTTTGACGCCGGATTCATTCACGCGCTGCTCGAAGGGCTCTCTCCACAGCAGTGCCTGCAGCATGGCTGCGTCTGCGGAGCACTTTCAACGCGCGCCGCCGGTGCATTGCGCGCGCTTCCTACCCTGGCTGAAGCGGAAGCTGCGCTCGAGGAGTTTTATGCCACGTAA
- a CDS encoding carbohydrate kinase family protein codes for MSSAGSKTRSSAASKFDLVIFGEFFSDMIFYQLRNQPRFGEEIKTDSFLIAPGGGLARTAIAASRLGSSTGIVTRVGSDAAGLPTWNALMTEGLDVTACEVSEEYATALTVSMAYRSNRMMVTHDPINQRIEDLLSNRAVLQKLHRARHVHFACALRRPKQWIPVLKQLREAGITVSADFGWNPDLSPSQIHSIVRHCEFIFPNENEAKAITGASDAMRALEKLQDWVKVPVIKLGRRGAMLMADGKVYREPALSIAVLDATGAGDAFDGGFLHAFLHGADWNDCLRAGNICGSLSAAYPGGSHGLPGPKELRQYMAQMKKRP; via the coding sequence ATGAGCAGTGCAGGCAGCAAAACACGCAGCAGCGCGGCCAGCAAGTTTGACCTGGTGATCTTCGGCGAGTTTTTTTCCGACATGATCTTCTACCAGTTGCGCAATCAGCCGCGCTTTGGCGAAGAGATAAAGACCGATAGCTTTCTGATTGCTCCCGGTGGCGGTCTGGCAAGAACCGCGATTGCCGCCAGCAGGCTGGGCTCCTCGACTGGCATTGTGACGCGTGTGGGCAGCGACGCCGCCGGCCTGCCGACCTGGAACGCGTTGATGACCGAAGGCCTGGATGTGACGGCCTGCGAGGTCAGTGAGGAGTATGCCACGGCATTGACCGTCTCCATGGCCTACCGCTCCAACCGGATGATGGTGACCCATGATCCCATCAACCAGCGCATTGAAGACCTGTTGTCGAACAGGGCTGTACTCCAGAAACTGCATCGCGCACGCCACGTCCACTTTGCGTGCGCGCTGCGTCGGCCAAAGCAATGGATTCCCGTGCTGAAGCAGTTGCGTGAGGCTGGCATTACCGTTTCCGCCGACTTTGGCTGGAACCCAGATCTGTCGCCCTCGCAGATTCACTCCATCGTGCGTCACTGCGAGTTCATTTTCCCCAATGAAAACGAGGCAAAAGCCATCACCGGCGCAAGCGATGCCATGCGTGCCTTGGAGAAGTTGCAAGACTGGGTGAAGGTTCCGGTCATCAAGCTGGGCCGCCGCGGCGCCATGCTGATGGCCGATGGCAAGGTGTATCGCGAGCCTGCGCTTTCCATCGCGGTGCTGGATGCGACAGGTGCGGGAGATGCGTTTGATGGAGGATTCCTTCATGCATTCCTGCACGGCGCTGACTGGAATGATTGCCTGCGCGCAGGCAACATCTGCGGCAGCCTCTCCGCCGCGTACCCAGGCGGATCGCACGGCCTGCCGGGGCCGAAAGAGCTTCGGCAATACATGGCGCAAATGAAAAAACGCCCGTGA
- a CDS encoding TonB-dependent receptor produces MRPLVTVVPAFPHVFRRFTLFRLLLTVCFVFGAVAAQAQLDNGSITGTVRDASGAVIAGATVTIRNVATGVTSTLKANQDGVYQALALIPGTYEAEVTAPGFGTTKQTGIEVHVKTRAQIDFDLKAGGQNDTVEVSAQVMGLQTQSADVGNVVSTTQINDLPLNARRYADLALLEPGIFKNPAVANNAPDRFSSNGNLETQNYFALDGVDNNSGSTNLQEGSVQNVQPPPDAIQEFRVQTRTYSTEFGTSAGAVVNASTKSGTNNFHGSVWEYARNSVFDANSWANNHATVKVPKGNFSQNQFGGTIGGPVLRDRLFFFGDYQGLRSTQQATVYSVVPSAAMKTGNLTEVASYNPTPALASQAGCITAKVVNPTCIDPVARRIAALLPDPNNVQSANGNWDGSNNYRFSYQLPQQVNSFDTRIDQKISDRHSIFGRYSLLQQHRQDPPWTSNATVGNGGFATDYNIRNQGLALGWTTVFSSTAVNQARFGWSRDKAYSNPIGLTLGTSSAGDVGLTGVPASPYTAGLPPMNISGGFRRIGVDLYRPQFQVAQVYQFLDTFTKLKGNHSLMFGYEYHRNTLLFLDLQAPQGYMGFSGIFTNSNGFGFADFLLGNVNQTIYNSALVVHNFLHGNSFFAQDTWRAARKLTITYGTRYELYSPMLNRTNSLSNFNTANGGSLSVASGGGWAQRALINPDKNNFAPRIGFSYQVSDKVVLRGGYGVFYQYLNRIGSEAQLAQNQPFLKYVSDSRTTAGSSPVFFLQNGFPGATYANATTPLSIQKSNWQDPNQRTSYVQQMSFGPQIQLPSNMVLETIWVGNFGHKMNRLRNANQGLITGFTGSTPNVTFPYANLNSGSLHAFLEKATNDGNTNYNGLVASLRRPMKNGLAYQFSYTWAHAFTDYADNLTAGSTPQNAYDYAHEYSQSPFDQRHRFVANAQWKLPIGRNGLVLNNNSVASKLIGGWQLNAIVSMEAGNPFNVTATDLTQTGGNHATYANCNADGFAGASRDRQAISNPASASRYLNSSAFSQPTTGTFGSCRPRPYAGPGRHNEDLSLFKQFEFTDVKKLELRFEFFNALNHPNLAAPSASVATPGTFGKISSVVNNARQVQMAAKFYF; encoded by the coding sequence ATGCGCCCGTTGGTCACTGTGGTCCCCGCTTTCCCCCATGTCTTTCGCCGATTCACCCTGTTCCGCCTCCTTCTTACGGTGTGTTTTGTATTTGGGGCCGTTGCCGCGCAGGCACAGCTTGATAATGGCTCCATCACCGGTACGGTGCGCGATGCCAGCGGCGCTGTGATTGCAGGTGCCACCGTTACGATCCGCAACGTAGCCACGGGTGTTACCAGTACGTTGAAGGCAAACCAGGATGGCGTGTACCAGGCACTTGCCCTGATTCCTGGAACGTACGAGGCCGAGGTTACCGCTCCAGGCTTCGGTACGACGAAGCAGACCGGCATTGAGGTGCACGTGAAGACGCGCGCCCAGATCGACTTTGACCTGAAGGCGGGCGGCCAGAATGACACCGTGGAAGTAAGTGCCCAGGTTATGGGGCTACAGACACAGTCAGCCGACGTGGGCAACGTTGTCAGTACGACGCAGATCAACGATCTCCCGCTGAATGCCCGTCGCTACGCCGACCTGGCGCTGCTGGAGCCGGGCATCTTCAAGAATCCGGCCGTGGCCAATAATGCGCCGGACCGCTTCAGCTCCAACGGCAACCTGGAGACACAGAACTACTTCGCGCTGGATGGCGTAGACAACAACTCCGGTTCGACCAATCTGCAGGAAGGCTCTGTGCAGAACGTGCAGCCTCCGCCGGATGCGATTCAGGAGTTCCGCGTGCAGACGCGTACGTACTCCACCGAGTTCGGTACATCGGCTGGCGCCGTGGTGAATGCCTCGACCAAGAGCGGCACCAACAACTTCCACGGAAGCGTGTGGGAGTATGCCCGCAACAGTGTGTTTGACGCCAACAGCTGGGCGAACAACCATGCGACGGTGAAGGTGCCGAAGGGCAACTTCAGCCAGAACCAGTTTGGCGGCACCATCGGTGGCCCGGTACTGCGTGACCGTCTCTTCTTCTTTGGCGACTACCAGGGACTGCGCAGCACGCAGCAGGCAACAGTTTATTCGGTTGTGCCTTCCGCGGCCATGAAGACGGGCAATCTGACCGAGGTTGCTTCGTATAACCCGACGCCCGCGCTTGCCAGTCAGGCCGGCTGCATCACGGCGAAAGTCGTCAATCCCACCTGCATTGACCCGGTAGCCCGTCGTATTGCGGCCCTGCTGCCAGACCCGAATAATGTGCAGTCCGCCAATGGTAACTGGGATGGCTCCAATAACTACCGCTTCAGCTATCAGCTGCCGCAGCAGGTGAACTCGTTTGATACGCGTATCGATCAAAAGATCAGTGATCGTCATTCGATCTTTGGCCGCTACAGCCTCCTGCAGCAGCATCGTCAGGACCCGCCGTGGACCTCGAATGCAACGGTCGGCAACGGTGGTTTCGCGACGGACTACAACATCCGCAACCAGGGGCTGGCGCTGGGATGGACGACGGTCTTCTCGTCAACGGCCGTCAATCAGGCGCGTTTTGGATGGAGCCGCGACAAGGCATACAGTAATCCGATCGGCTTGACGCTTGGAACATCGTCTGCCGGGGATGTGGGACTGACCGGAGTTCCGGCTTCTCCCTATACGGCGGGCCTGCCTCCAATGAATATCTCCGGTGGCTTCCGCCGCATCGGTGTTGATTTGTACCGGCCCCAGTTCCAGGTGGCGCAGGTTTACCAGTTCCTGGATACCTTTACCAAACTGAAGGGCAATCACAGCCTGATGTTTGGCTATGAATATCACCGCAACACGCTGCTGTTCCTGGATCTTCAGGCGCCGCAGGGATACATGGGCTTCTCCGGCATTTTCACCAACAGCAATGGTTTTGGTTTTGCTGACTTCCTTCTGGGCAATGTGAATCAGACGATCTATAACAGCGCCCTTGTGGTCCATAACTTCCTGCATGGCAACTCGTTTTTTGCGCAGGACACGTGGCGTGCCGCACGCAAGCTGACCATTACCTACGGAACGCGGTATGAACTGTATTCGCCCATGCTGAACCGGACGAATTCGCTGTCGAACTTCAACACGGCGAACGGCGGCAGCTTGAGCGTTGCCAGTGGCGGCGGGTGGGCGCAGCGTGCGTTGATCAACCCGGACAAGAATAACTTTGCTCCGCGTATCGGCTTCAGCTACCAGGTCAGCGACAAAGTCGTGCTGCGCGGAGGGTACGGTGTGTTCTACCAGTACCTGAACCGCATCGGATCGGAAGCGCAGTTGGCGCAGAACCAGCCGTTCCTGAAGTATGTGAGCGACTCGCGTACGACGGCGGGTAGTTCGCCGGTGTTCTTCCTGCAGAACGGTTTCCCCGGAGCGACCTATGCCAATGCCACAACCCCTCTCTCGATTCAGAAATCGAACTGGCAGGACCCCAACCAGCGCACCAGCTACGTGCAGCAGATGAGCTTTGGTCCGCAGATTCAACTTCCATCGAACATGGTGCTGGAGACGATCTGGGTTGGCAACTTTGGCCACAAGATGAACCGCCTGCGGAATGCCAACCAGGGGCTGATCACCGGCTTTACGGGCAGCACACCGAACGTCACCTTCCCTTACGCCAACCTGAACTCCGGTAGTCTGCATGCCTTCCTGGAGAAGGCGACCAACGATGGCAACACCAACTACAACGGTCTGGTGGCCAGCCTGCGCCGCCCCATGAAGAACGGCCTTGCGTACCAGTTCAGCTACACGTGGGCACATGCCTTTACGGACTACGCGGATAACCTGACCGCTGGTTCCACGCCGCAGAATGCGTATGACTACGCACACGAGTATTCGCAGTCGCCGTTTGATCAGCGTCATCGCTTTGTAGCGAACGCACAATGGAAACTGCCGATTGGACGCAATGGGCTGGTACTGAACAATAACTCTGTCGCATCGAAGCTGATCGGCGGATGGCAGCTCAACGCCATCGTCAGCATGGAAGCAGGCAATCCGTTCAACGTGACAGCGACCGACCTGACACAGACCGGTGGCAACCACGCAACCTATGCCAACTGCAATGCGGATGGTTTCGCGGGCGCATCGCGCGATCGTCAGGCGATCAGCAATCCTGCATCGGCATCGCGTTATCTCAATTCTTCGGCCTTCTCGCAGCCAACAACGGGCACCTTCGGCAGCTGCCGTCCGCGTCCATATGCTGGCCCGGGGCGTCATAACGAAGACCTGAGCTTGTTCAAACAGTTTGAGTTTACCGATGTGAAGAAGCTGGAACTGCGCTTTGAGTTCTTCAATGCGCTGAACCATCCGAACCTGGCAGCTCCGTCTGCAAGCGTTGCAACACCGGGTACCTTTGGCAAGATTAGCAGTGTGGTGAACAACGCTCGCCAGGTACAAATGGCCGCCAAGTTCTACTTCTAA